A single uncultured Acetobacterium sp. DNA region contains:
- a CDS encoding aminotransferase class V-fold PLP-dependent enzyme gives MSKYSYLNSKLIHGGIDGDEKTGAVNVPIFQTSTYKQDGLGKDRGYEYSRSGNPTREALESLIAELEEGVTGFAFASGMAATTAVLSLFKTGDKIIISSNVYGGTFRVLDKVFNNFGITYEIVETSDLELLEKSLTEDVKAIFIESPANPILTITDIKAVAEIAKKYGVLSIVDNTFMTPYLQRPIPLGVDIVVHSATKYLGGHSDLIAGLAVVNSKELAERLWFVQNSTGGVLQPFDSFLLIRGIKTLGIRMDRHIENATFIAEALKNYAGVKAIYYPGLPDSQGYEINQKQADGPGGMLSFELDEKYNIKTFFESLELITLAESLGGVESLICHPSSMTHASIPYEIRQKVGIVENLIRISVGIEDKNDILSDLEQAFLKSFEG, from the coding sequence ATGAGTAAATACAGCTATTTGAATTCTAAATTGATCCACGGAGGAATCGATGGCGATGAAAAGACCGGGGCAGTAAATGTGCCAATTTTCCAAACCTCTACCTACAAACAGGATGGCTTGGGCAAAGACCGGGGCTATGAATATTCCAGATCTGGAAATCCTACCAGAGAAGCTTTGGAGTCGTTGATTGCAGAGCTGGAAGAAGGGGTGACTGGCTTTGCTTTTGCATCCGGAATGGCAGCAACCACCGCGGTACTCAGTCTCTTTAAAACTGGTGATAAGATTATCATTTCCAGCAATGTTTATGGAGGAACCTTCAGGGTCCTTGATAAGGTCTTTAATAATTTTGGCATTACCTATGAAATTGTGGAAACGTCAGATTTGGAACTTCTGGAAAAAAGCCTGACCGAAGATGTCAAGGCGATTTTCATCGAAAGCCCGGCCAACCCGATTTTGACCATCACTGACATTAAGGCCGTCGCTGAAATTGCGAAAAAATACGGCGTTTTAAGCATTGTCGATAATACCTTTATGACCCCTTATTTACAACGGCCAATTCCGTTAGGAGTTGATATTGTCGTTCACAGTGCCACTAAATATTTAGGCGGACATAGCGATCTGATTGCCGGTCTGGCAGTGGTAAATAGCAAAGAACTGGCAGAGCGTCTTTGGTTTGTCCAAAATTCTACCGGTGGGGTCTTACAGCCTTTTGACAGCTTTCTGCTGATTCGTGGCATCAAGACCCTCGGAATTCGGATGGATCGTCATATTGAAAATGCAACCTTTATTGCCGAGGCGCTGAAAAATTATGCTGGGGTCAAAGCAATTTATTATCCAGGTTTACCTGACAGTCAGGGATATGAAATCAATCAAAAGCAAGCTGACGGCCCAGGTGGGATGCTCTCCTTTGAGCTGGACGAAAAATATAATATTAAAACGTTTTTTGAATCACTGGAGTTAATCACTTTGGCAGAAAGCCTGGGAGGCGTGGAATCGCTGATTTGTCATCCGTCCAGTATGACCCATGCGTCGATTCCTTATGAAATACGGCAAAAAGTTGGGATTGTTGAAAACCTGATCCGGATTTCTGTGGGTATTGAAGATAAAAACGATATATTAAGTGATCTGGAACAAGCATTCTTAAAAAGTTTTGAGGGTTAA
- a CDS encoding cysteine synthase family protein, whose amino-acid sequence MAYYNDIRELIGNTPMIKLNQFKVKEKVNIFAKLELWNPGGSVKDRIGVAMIKDAEEKGLLKPGHTIIEGTAGNTGLGVALAAINKGYRVIFVVPTKFSIEKQTLMRAYGGEIVNTPRELGMLGATAKAQELLKTIPNSISLKQFDNPSNPSIHYETTGPEIYADLDGKIDYVVAGAGSGGTYSGILGYLKERNPNIRGILADPEGSIMGGGTSGCYDIEGIGNDFIAGTMDMSLVDEVIKVDDKNAFELAKLLASKEGIIAGTSSGAALYASLKLAEKIDSGNIVTIFPDRGDRYFSKNIYD is encoded by the coding sequence ATGGCTTATTATAATGATATCAGAGAATTAATTGGTAATACGCCAATGATCAAGCTCAATCAATTTAAGGTCAAAGAAAAAGTAAATATTTTTGCAAAGTTAGAGCTTTGGAACCCTGGCGGAAGTGTCAAAGATCGCATCGGGGTGGCAATGATCAAAGATGCTGAGGAAAAAGGATTACTCAAACCCGGTCACACCATCATTGAAGGTACAGCCGGAAATACTGGACTTGGCGTGGCGTTAGCGGCAATCAATAAAGGCTATCGGGTTATTTTTGTGGTGCCGACAAAATTTTCCATTGAAAAACAAACATTGATGCGTGCTTATGGTGGCGAAATTGTTAATACGCCAAGAGAATTAGGGATGCTGGGAGCAACGGCCAAAGCTCAGGAGTTATTAAAAACCATTCCCAATTCTATTTCGCTTAAGCAGTTCGATAATCCCTCAAATCCGTCCATTCACTATGAAACAACCGGACCGGAAATCTATGCCGATTTAGACGGAAAAATCGATTATGTGGTAGCTGGTGCCGGCAGCGGCGGGACTTACAGCGGGATCCTGGGTTATTTAAAAGAAAGAAACCCCAATATAAGAGGGATTCTGGCTGACCCAGAAGGTTCAATTATGGGTGGCGGTACTTCCGGGTGTTATGATATTGAAGGCATTGGCAATGATTTTATTGCCGGGACAATGGATATGAGCCTGGTGGATGAAGTCATTAAGGTAGATGATAAAAATGCTTTTGAACTGGCCAAATTATTAGCCAGTAAAGAAGGGATCATTGCTGGCACTTCTTCCGGAGCAGCTTTATATGCATCACTTAAACTGGCAGAAAAAATTGACAGCGGAAATATTGTCACTATTTTTCCAGATCGGGGCGATCGGTATTTCAGTAAAAATATCTATGACTGA
- a CDS encoding DUF2325 domain-containing protein → MGIVIIGGHDRMVCKYKEICKNYKCKVKVFTQMPSDMKNMIGSPDLLVLFTNTVSHKMIHNALKSGEKTGAEIIRSHSSSACALNKILSEYCSSTTAYLNH, encoded by the coding sequence ATGGGTATTGTAATTATTGGAGGGCACGATCGCATGGTATGCAAATACAAAGAAATTTGCAAGAATTATAAATGCAAAGTGAAGGTTTTCACCCAAATGCCAAGCGATATGAAAAATATGATCGGCAGTCCGGACCTTCTTGTACTTTTCACAAATACGGTTTCACATAAGATGATTCATAATGCCTTAAAAAGCGGCGAAAAAACCGGAGCTGAAATTATTCGTTCACACAGTAGCAGCGCTTGTGCCTTAAATAAAATATTGTCTGAATATTGCTCATCAACAACTGCTTATCTGAATCATTAA
- a CDS encoding XdhC/CoxI family protein: MNNEIYKNLLDQMNLGKKSVIITALNNQTSQSKCIPEKFLITEEALLNQNFDNRLTKQVYHKASQTLETGLLEFVQINDEDYLIEPYFPEPQLIIFGAGHIAMPLAEFGSRAGFAVTVIDDRPSFANESRFPTAQNVICESFEKSFDRINIHPLTFVVIVTRGHRHDMDCLRQVLNYKTAYTGMIGSKRRVKGVMEKMREEGVSQEKLDSVNSPIGFSIGAVTPDEIAFSIIAEVISYRRYSNYKKENLINKKQNWPEYDPDVIYELSKKDDSPKAIITIVSTKGSVPRKEGAKMIVWPFGKLLGSIGGGCSEGAVITNARDVIASGGYQFQRVDMTGIVAEDEGMACGGIMDVIVEYFE, from the coding sequence ATGAACAATGAAATTTATAAAAATCTTTTGGATCAAATGAATCTTGGTAAAAAATCTGTCATCATTACTGCGTTGAACAATCAAACAAGTCAATCCAAGTGTATCCCAGAAAAGTTTCTGATTACCGAAGAAGCCCTACTGAATCAGAATTTTGATAATCGACTCACTAAACAAGTCTATCATAAAGCATCGCAAACCCTTGAAACCGGTTTGCTTGAATTTGTCCAGATAAATGATGAGGACTATTTAATCGAACCCTATTTCCCTGAACCGCAATTGATTATTTTCGGTGCCGGTCATATTGCGATGCCACTAGCTGAGTTTGGTAGCCGGGCTGGCTTCGCTGTTACTGTTATCGACGATCGCCCCTCTTTTGCCAACGAATCGCGGTTTCCCACTGCCCAAAATGTTATCTGCGAAAGTTTTGAAAAGAGTTTTGACCGTATCAATATCCATCCTTTAACCTTTGTTGTCATTGTCACCAGAGGTCATCGCCATGATATGGACTGCTTGCGACAGGTTTTGAACTATAAAACTGCCTATACCGGGATGATTGGCTCCAAGCGACGAGTCAAAGGGGTGATGGAAAAAATGCGTGAAGAAGGCGTTTCCCAGGAAAAGCTGGATTCGGTTAACTCTCCCATTGGTTTTTCAATTGGCGCCGTCACTCCTGATGAAATTGCTTTCTCAATTATTGCTGAGGTGATTAGTTACCGCCGATATTCCAATTATAAAAAAGAAAATCTGATTAACAAAAAACAAAATTGGCCAGAATATGATCCGGATGTTATTTATGAACTCTCTAAAAAGGATGATTCCCCCAAAGCTATTATTACCATTGTCAGTACAAAAGGATCGGTTCCCCGAAAAGAGGGCGCTAAAATGATTGTTTGGCCTTTTGGAAAACTACTGGGCAGTATTGGTGGCGGCTGCAGTGAAGGTGCAGTGATCACCAATGCCCGGGATGTCATTGCAAGCGGCGGGTATCAATTCCAACGGGTTGACATGACCGGCATTGTGGCGGAAGATGAAGGCATGGCCTGCGGCGGAATCATGGATGTTATTGTCGAATATTTTGAATAA
- a CDS encoding ThiF family adenylyltransferase, producing MYNDTVLDHFANPRNVGSIPDADGIGLSGNPIDGDKITIYIKVQQNILTDVKFKTFGCGAAIAASSMLTVLATGKTLAEALKITNADVAEALGGLPEQKLLCSNIAADALHVAINDYTNKKANLTDKNAADSNLADGNEPEPSSSETIEGLTEANQIKRYLRHIIMPEIGGLGQKKLLDTRVLICASQVESCDPLLRYLTAIGIGHIDCFFESKVGWDSALEALSDLNPDVTFQLSEDFSTETDFTIIIGNTDYSTKMSTLLINSVSSKISPTFISINESWQGCFTQCNCRTEITEFQEHIKHKGFVAEKISLQSNLSKNLGCLLSACFSGTLLVAELVKSRLQIGVQLTDIFYFDLINQTFDNQFSNSDLAYSDFDLSGYEMHNSLKSANVLTIGAGGLGCPANFVLAKAGVKKLSLIDFDQVEISNLNRQILHSTSTIGMLKVESAKRSLEAMSPDLQVTTYSGAFSKENAREIIKKHDLVIDGLDNLPTRYLLNDACYFEKKPLVEAGALAYYGQVTTIVPDEGPCFRCLFPETNNQTAGSCSETGVLGPVPGLMGVLEAIEAIKLIVGIPTTLKGKLLMIDVLETSFDTFTFRKYEDCPLCGKHPTIHELGDFTFVCKEAKNEQ from the coding sequence ATGTACAACGATACAGTTCTCGATCATTTTGCCAACCCCAGAAATGTTGGTAGTATCCCAGATGCTGATGGCATTGGACTATCCGGAAATCCGATCGATGGGGATAAAATAACTATTTATATCAAAGTTCAACAAAATATCTTAACCGATGTTAAATTTAAAACCTTCGGTTGTGGCGCGGCCATCGCCGCCAGCAGTATGCTGACGGTACTTGCCACCGGCAAAACCTTGGCCGAAGCGTTAAAAATAACCAATGCTGATGTGGCTGAAGCTTTAGGTGGTCTCCCTGAGCAGAAACTGCTTTGTTCAAATATCGCTGCCGATGCCTTGCACGTAGCTATTAATGATTATACCAATAAAAAGGCAAATCTAACTGACAAGAATGCTGCTGATTCGAATTTAGCAGATGGTAATGAACCTGAGCCTTCCTCTTCCGAAACAATTGAAGGCTTAACAGAAGCAAATCAAATTAAACGCTATTTACGCCATATTATTATGCCAGAAATTGGCGGCTTGGGTCAAAAGAAACTTTTAGACACCCGGGTTCTTATCTGTGCATCGCAGGTTGAAAGCTGTGATCCGCTGCTCCGCTATCTTACCGCCATTGGTATTGGTCATATTGATTGCTTTTTTGAAAGCAAGGTTGGCTGGGACTCGGCGCTGGAGGCATTATCTGATCTCAATCCTGATGTAACCTTTCAACTGAGTGAAGATTTTAGTACAGAGACAGACTTTACTATTATTATCGGAAATACCGACTATTCGACTAAGATGTCAACACTGCTGATCAATTCAGTAAGCTCAAAAATTTCACCAACATTTATTTCGATTAATGAATCATGGCAAGGTTGTTTCACCCAGTGCAATTGCCGAACAGAAATAACTGAATTTCAGGAACATATTAAGCATAAAGGGTTTGTTGCAGAAAAGATATCTCTGCAAAGTAATCTTTCCAAAAATCTGGGTTGCCTGCTGAGTGCTTGTTTTTCAGGTACTCTATTGGTTGCTGAATTAGTAAAATCCCGACTTCAAATTGGCGTTCAACTGACTGATATTTTTTATTTCGATTTAATAAACCAAACGTTTGACAATCAATTTTCAAATAGTGATCTAGCTTACTCGGATTTTGATTTATCTGGATATGAGATGCATAATTCATTGAAAAGTGCAAACGTATTAACTATTGGTGCCGGTGGTCTTGGATGTCCAGCCAATTTTGTGTTGGCTAAAGCGGGTGTCAAAAAACTGAGTCTGATTGACTTTGACCAGGTTGAAATCAGTAATTTGAACCGTCAGATTCTCCATTCAACCTCGACAATTGGAATGTTGAAGGTTGAGTCTGCCAAGCGGTCGCTGGAAGCCATGAGTCCAGATCTTCAGGTAACCACTTATTCTGGCGCTTTTTCAAAAGAAAATGCCCGGGAAATCATCAAAAAACATGATCTGGTCATTGATGGACTGGACAATTTACCCACCCGTTACCTGTTAAATGATGCCTGCTATTTTGAAAAAAAACCGCTTGTCGAAGCAGGCGCTTTAGCTTATTATGGACAAGTGACCACCATTGTGCCTGATGAGGGACCATGCTTTCGCTGCCTGTTTCCCGAAACCAATAATCAGACGGCTGGGAGTTGTTCAGAAACTGGTGTTTTAGGACCTGTGCCAGGATTAATGGGGGTGCTGGAGGCTATCGAAGCGATTAAACTAATTGTCGGCATCCCGACAACTTTAAAAGGGAAGCTTTTAATGATTGATGTCTTGGAAACATCTTTTGACACATTTACATTCAGGAAATATGAAGACTGCCCACTTTGCGGCAAACACCCCACCATTCATGAACTTGGCGATTTTACTTTTGTTTGCAAGGAGGCAAAAAATGAACAATGA
- a CDS encoding PLP-dependent aspartate aminotransferase family protein, which yields MDFSTLCIHGNTEKYDNTGAVSVPIFQSATFAHPGVGESTGYDYTRQQNPTREHLENVMMKLEGGVDAIAFATGMAAIGAVMELFSPGDHIIASDDLYGGSHRLFHHICMKNGITFNLVNTSELSLIEPLIQSNTKAIFVETPTNPMMQVTDIAGVAEITKKHQLTLIVDNTFLTPYFQQPLQLGADIVIHSGTKYLGGHNDTLAGFAVVKNEEIAERLRFIYKTTGACLSPFDSWLLIRGIKTLPIRMDKQQENAEKIANWLCQQEKITAVHYVGLPSHEGHEISKRQATGFGGMISFEVDSEETAIHILEGVSIIQYAESLGGVETLITYPMLQTHGDIPEEEREAKGINNRLLRLSVGIESAQDLIVELARVIKGA from the coding sequence ATGGATTTTAGCACCTTATGCATACATGGAAATACAGAAAAATACGATAACACCGGAGCCGTCAGTGTTCCGATTTTTCAATCGGCAACCTTTGCTCACCCCGGTGTGGGTGAAAGCACGGGTTACGATTATACCAGACAGCAAAACCCAACTAGGGAGCATTTAGAGAATGTAATGATGAAACTTGAAGGCGGCGTCGACGCCATTGCCTTTGCCACTGGGATGGCAGCTATCGGCGCAGTGATGGAACTGTTTTCACCAGGTGATCATATCATCGCTTCCGATGATCTGTATGGTGGCTCACACCGGCTTTTTCATCATATTTGCATGAAAAATGGCATTACATTTAATCTGGTTAATACATCTGAACTTTCTTTAATTGAGCCATTAATCCAGTCAAATACTAAGGCGATCTTTGTTGAAACACCAACGAACCCGATGATGCAGGTAACTGATATTGCCGGGGTGGCAGAAATTACTAAAAAACATCAGTTGACGTTAATCGTTGATAATACCTTTCTGACTCCATATTTTCAACAACCGCTTCAATTAGGGGCAGACATCGTGATCCATAGCGGGACCAAGTATTTAGGCGGACATAATGATACCCTGGCCGGTTTTGCCGTTGTAAAAAATGAAGAAATTGCGGAGCGACTACGATTTATTTACAAGACCACCGGAGCGTGTCTATCGCCTTTTGACAGTTGGCTGTTAATTCGGGGGATTAAAACCCTGCCGATCCGAATGGATAAACAACAGGAAAACGCCGAGAAAATTGCCAACTGGCTATGCCAGCAGGAGAAAATTACAGCGGTCCACTATGTGGGGCTTCCTTCCCATGAAGGGCACGAAATTTCTAAACGTCAAGCCACTGGCTTTGGTGGCATGATTTCTTTTGAGGTGGACAGTGAAGAAACGGCCATCCATATTTTGGAAGGGGTTTCAATTATTCAATATGCCGAGAGTTTGGGTGGGGTGGAAACCTTAATCACTTATCCGATGTTACAGACCCATGGAGATATCCCAGAAGAAGAACGGGAAGCAAAAGGCATCAATAACCGGTTATTGAGATTGTCGGTGGGAATTGAAAGTGCCCAGGATTTAATTGTTGAATTAGCTAGGGTAATAAAGGGGGCATAG
- a CDS encoding MalY/PatB family protein, protein MKYNFNDIVQRDNTNSIKYDFANRRGKPEGLLPLWVADMDFKTPAPVVDALVEKSKHGIFGYSESGQEYFFTLKDWFKTRFAWNIQPEWLVTTPGVVYAIATAIRALTQEGESIIIQQPVYYPFADMITINQRNLVVNQLVYENGRYTIDFEDFERKVQENSVKLFILCNPHNPVGRVWTRDELVHLGDICLKHGVIVVSDEIHQDFIYPGHKHLVFANLKPEFLEITITCTAPSKTFNLAGLQVSNIFIENREIQKKFRKEMRKGGYNEINIMGIVACTAAYSKGRKWLEELKTYLGENLDFIRKFLNEQLPQVKLIEPEGTYLIWLDFSELGLNEEALEDLIINKAGLWLDAGTMFGIGGEGFQRINIAAPRLILEQALTQLERAVNNKE, encoded by the coding sequence TTGAAATATAATTTTAATGACATTGTTCAACGGGATAACACCAATTCGATCAAATATGATTTTGCCAATCGCCGGGGTAAACCGGAGGGGCTGCTGCCATTATGGGTAGCTGATATGGATTTTAAAACGCCGGCGCCGGTGGTTGATGCCCTGGTTGAGAAAAGCAAGCATGGTATATTTGGTTACTCTGAAAGTGGGCAGGAGTATTTCTTTACTTTAAAGGATTGGTTTAAAACCCGATTTGCCTGGAATATCCAACCGGAATGGCTGGTCACGACCCCAGGGGTAGTTTATGCTATTGCCACAGCAATAAGAGCATTGACTCAAGAAGGTGAGAGCATTATCATACAGCAGCCGGTCTACTATCCCTTTGCTGACATGATTACGATCAATCAGCGAAACCTGGTAGTAAATCAGCTTGTTTATGAAAATGGAAGATATACTATCGATTTTGAAGATTTTGAACGAAAAGTTCAGGAAAACTCTGTTAAGTTGTTTATTCTTTGCAATCCCCACAATCCGGTTGGCCGGGTCTGGACGCGAGATGAACTGGTTCATTTGGGCGATATTTGTCTGAAACATGGGGTAATCGTAGTTTCGGATGAAATCCATCAGGATTTTATCTATCCCGGGCATAAACATCTGGTATTCGCTAATTTGAAACCAGAATTTTTGGAGATCACCATTACCTGTACCGCACCGAGTAAAACTTTTAATCTGGCAGGGCTCCAGGTTTCAAATATCTTCATCGAAAATAGGGAAATCCAAAAAAAGTTTAGAAAGGAGATGCGAAAAGGTGGCTATAATGAGATTAACATTATGGGCATTGTCGCTTGTACTGCTGCCTATTCAAAAGGCCGAAAGTGGCTGGAGGAATTAAAAACTTATCTCGGCGAAAATTTAGATTTTATCAGAAAGTTTTTAAATGAACAATTGCCTCAGGTTAAACTCATCGAACCGGAAGGAACCTACCTTATCTGGCTGGATTTTAGCGAATTGGGATTAAATGAAGAAGCATTAGAAGACTTAATTATTAACAAGGCCGGGCTCTGGTTGGATGCCGGAACCATGTTTGGCATCGGCGGCGAAGGCTTTCAGCGAATTAACATCGCCGCTCCAAGACTGATATTGGAGCAGGCATTGACCCAGTTGGAACGGGCTGTTAATAACAAAGAGTAA
- a CDS encoding glutamine amidotransferase: MKKLLIIKTGSSDQHVINKCGDCDVRIAQCVGIPYEEVRVISVYENAVPILPDDIAGIIITGSPAMVTDLEPWGVATSQWLKQVVKKNIPVLGICFGHQLLAHTFGGAVDYHELGEEKGEVEIRLTEAGKNDPLLGVLPEHFTAYASHFQTVTMPPQNAGILAENDFESTHALRFKENVWGVQFHPECIGDLFCETHEHKTYGMALLKRFYELAISNDDAEKANNYETAVL; the protein is encoded by the coding sequence ATGAAAAAACTACTTATTATAAAGACAGGATCATCAGATCAGCATGTGATCAATAAATGCGGAGATTGCGACGTACGTATTGCCCAATGTGTTGGAATCCCATATGAAGAAGTTCGTGTGATTTCAGTCTATGAAAATGCAGTACCGATCTTGCCAGATGATATTGCCGGTATAATCATTACTGGTTCCCCCGCTATGGTAACTGATTTAGAACCTTGGGGAGTTGCCACTTCCCAATGGCTGAAGCAAGTTGTTAAGAAAAACATCCCAGTTTTAGGTATCTGCTTTGGACATCAATTACTTGCCCATACATTTGGCGGAGCGGTTGACTATCATGAGTTAGGGGAAGAAAAGGGCGAGGTTGAAATACGTCTTACTGAAGCAGGCAAAAATGATCCATTGCTTGGGGTATTACCTGAACACTTCACCGCTTATGCATCCCACTTTCAAACAGTTACCATGCCACCCCAAAATGCTGGTATTTTAGCTGAAAATGATTTTGAATCGACCCATGCGTTGAGATTTAAAGAGAATGTTTGGGGCGTTCAATTTCACCCAGAATGCATCGGTGATTTATTCTGCGAAACTCATGAACACAAAACATATGGCATGGCTTTGTTAAAGCGCTTTTATGAATTAGCAATAAGCAATGACGATGCAGAAAAAGCAAATAACTACGAGACCGCGGTGTTATAG
- a CDS encoding PLP-dependent aspartate aminotransferase family protein — MGKRKYGSEFGFQTRAVHTGNDVDLDSGAIKRPITMANSYELPYDPTDINWSSSDKSLYTRNGGTNQKYLEEKIAAFENSEDCIVLASGVAALSGLFFALLETGDHVVFSNVTYVAAYRLLNELLNNKFKVETTIIDTTDLDAVKAAIRPNTKLIHIETPGNPTIQISDIAEIAKLAHQNSALLSVDNTFASPYNQRPIELGADFSIESLTKFINGHGDAMGGAIAGEKEHLDKIRFQSQVNLGGTISPFNAWLIMRGAVTFPLRMKQHNANALKMARFLENLDAVSFVAYPGLPSNKGHEIAKKQMNAGYGGVLSFGLNATHAQHNEFVSHLQIITSAVSLGHDESLIVFLGKDDERQYLYPEEFHRGFFRFSVGIEDVEDIIADLEQALSKTGL, encoded by the coding sequence GTGGGAAAACGAAAATACGGCAGTGAATTTGGTTTTCAAACTCGAGCTGTACATACCGGAAATGATGTGGATCTGGATTCTGGGGCGATAAAACGACCAATTACAATGGCCAACAGTTATGAATTACCCTATGATCCCACCGACATAAATTGGAGCAGCTCTGATAAAAGTTTATATACACGTAATGGTGGGACAAATCAAAAATATCTTGAAGAAAAAATTGCAGCATTTGAAAATAGCGAGGATTGTATTGTTTTGGCTTCGGGTGTGGCGGCGCTCTCAGGATTGTTCTTTGCATTGTTAGAAACGGGTGATCATGTTGTTTTTTCAAATGTAACTTATGTAGCAGCATATCGGTTGTTAAATGAGTTATTAAATAATAAATTCAAAGTGGAAACAACCATTATTGATACCACCGATTTGGACGCGGTGAAAGCTGCTATCAGACCAAATACAAAACTGATCCATATCGAAACACCTGGAAATCCAACGATTCAGATTTCTGATATTGCAGAAATAGCCAAGCTTGCTCATCAAAATAGTGCGCTTCTATCGGTCGATAACACTTTTGCTTCGCCATATAATCAAAGGCCCATCGAGTTGGGGGCAGATTTTTCAATTGAAAGCCTGACGAAATTCATCAATGGACATGGCGATGCTATGGGGGGAGCGATTGCCGGGGAAAAAGAGCATTTGGACAAAATACGGTTTCAATCTCAGGTGAATCTTGGTGGGACGATTAGTCCTTTTAATGCCTGGTTGATTATGCGTGGAGCGGTTACCTTTCCACTTCGAATGAAACAACATAATGCAAATGCCTTGAAAATGGCCCGGTTTTTAGAAAATCTGGATGCAGTCAGTTTCGTAGCTTATCCGGGACTTCCCAGCAATAAAGGACACGAAATCGCCAAAAAACAGATGAATGCTGGTTATGGCGGGGTGCTATCCTTTGGGTTAAATGCGACTCATGCTCAACACAATGAATTTGTCAGTCATTTGCAAATCATTACTTCAGCGGTTTCATTGGGTCATGATGAAAGTTTAATTGTTTTTCTAGGCAAAGATGATGAACGGCAGTATCTCTATCCGGAAGAATTTCATCGTGGTTTTTTCAGATTCAGTGTTGGAATAGAAGATGTTGAAGATATCATAGCCGATTTGGAACAGGCCTTGTCAAAAACAGGATTATAA
- a CDS encoding pyridoxamine 5'-phosphate oxidase family protein: MMGLLTNEIKDALKVVGKGGSVVHLATSSIDGKPNIVAERFVTSYLDDYILIADMFAQKTKVNLNENPNASISIAHPIGSRFWVFRGPATVINIGATSTDTWHDINVGQVLEEWGDWAAKEPPLEVPPDIAPPKVAQRGLIVLKVEEIISSELENSGSKIA, translated from the coding sequence ATGATGGGACTATTAACGAATGAAATTAAAGATGCATTGAAGGTAGTGGGTAAAGGTGGTTCAGTTGTACATCTGGCGACCAGTAGTATTGATGGCAAACCTAACATCGTTGCCGAGCGGTTTGTAACCAGCTATTTGGATGATTATATCTTAATTGCCGATATGTTTGCACAAAAGACAAAGGTTAATCTCAATGAAAATCCCAATGCATCGATTTCGATTGCGCACCCTATTGGCTCCCGTTTCTGGGTTTTTAGAGGCCCGGCGACAGTTATTAATATTGGGGCCACTTCGACTGACACCTGGCATGATATCAATGTAGGACAGGTACTGGAAGAATGGGGGGATTGGGCAGCTAAAGAGCCCCCACTGGAAGTGCCACCAGATATTGCGCCACCCAAGGTAGCTCAACGAGGATTAATTGTTTTAAAAGTCGAAGAAATCATCTCATCAGAACTTGAAAATTCTGGTAGTAAGATTGCATAG
- a CDS encoding 4Fe-4S dicluster domain-containing protein, with amino-acid sequence MKHADKLPWTIPSLCDGCASCLNACPLNIITMVQTEYQGFSIPILKNYEACIGCGKCANTCSMGGIAMTTYVKDALEKCKRERVKYLVSEKLFIEGS; translated from the coding sequence ATGAAACACGCAGATAAATTACCGTGGACAATCCCGTCTTTATGTGATGGCTGCGCCAGTTGTTTAAATGCCTGTCCTTTAAACATCATTACGATGGTACAAACAGAATATCAGGGATTCTCCATACCGATCCTGAAAAACTATGAAGCGTGTATTGGCTGCGGCAAATGTGCCAATACCTGTTCCATGGGGGGGATCGCAATGACAACTTATGTAAAAGATGCCTTAGAGAAATGCAAACGTGAGCGGGTGAAATATCTTGTTTCAGAAAAATTGTTTATTGAAGGGAGCTGA